The sequence CCGATCGTTTTCTGGTTTACTTGAGCGCCTATGCATTCGCTGCCGCAGAAGAAAACGCTGCAGGCCACCGGGTTGTGACCGCCCCCACATGCGGTGCGGCGGGGGTGATGGCAAGTATTGTCTACACCATGAAACACCATTTGCGCTTGCCCATAGACGATATTGTCCGCGGCTTTCTGGCTGCCACCGTTGTGGGTTTTCTGGCAAAAAAAAACGCCAGCGTGGCCGGTGCGGAGGTCGGCTGCCAGGGGGAAGTGGGGGTGGCATCGAGCATGGGAGCCGCTATGCTTGCCTATGCGCGTACATCCCGGTTTGAAATCATGGAAAATGCAGCGGAAACGGCTCTTGAACACCATTTGGGCATGACCTGCGATCCCGTGGGAGGGTATGTACAGATCCCCTGTATTGAACGGAACGCCATGGGTGCCGTGAAGGCCTACACGGCCGCTCTGATAGCCAGTGCCGAGACGGCGGAATTTCATATGGTAGGTCTGGATAAAGCTATCACGGCCATGGCTGAAACTGGTCGTGATATGAATGAAAAATACCGGGAAACATCCCGGGGCGGGCTGGCATTGCTGGTACGATGTTGAAAGAACTTTTTTTCTTGCGGAATTCCTATTCTATCAAGAGTACACTGACGTGACGATTGATACAATCACGCTTATCGGGAAGGATTTGTAGGGGGGTCGAGTTTGCTATGAAAGAGAAAATACCGACAGTATTGATATTGACCGTCGCCTTTCTAATTACAGGAAACCTCATTGGGGCAGGTATTCTGGCTCTTCCAATCAATACCGGATTGTCCGGTTTTATCCCATCGCTTGTGGGAATGACCATTATCGGAAGTGCCATGTTCTTTACGGCAATTGTCCTGGGAAATGAGGCCTCTAAGGAACGTAAAGCAACCTTCAATTATCCCAGCCTGTATCAGAAACATCTGGGAAATCTGGGGAAATGGATAGCTGTCCTGGCAAATCTGCTCATCCTGTATGGTCTTCTTACTGCCTATCTGACGGGAGGGGCGACGATCATAACAAGTCTCTTCCATCTTCCTGTACCAGCCGTCGTGGTAATGGCGGTTTTTTTCCTTATTGTCACTGGTCTGACCGTGATGGACATCAGCATCGTCAGAAAATATAACACCTTAATCATGATGATACTTTTTCTCTCCTTTGCCATCATTGTGTTTCAGGGTGAGGAGCATGTCGTGGTGAGCCGCTTTGCCTATACGGACTGGGCATATTTACCGGCGGCGGCTCCGATTATTGTTACGGCCTTTCACTTTCATAATATCATCCCTACCATATGTCATGACCTGAAATGGAATAATGCTGCCATCTGGAAGGCCATGCTCCTGGGAATGACACTGGGGTTTGTAATGAATGCCATCTGGATACAGGTTGGCGTTGGTGCCCTGCCCCTGACCGGAGGCGCCGGTAGTCTTCTTGAGGCCTTTAAACAAAATCTTCCTGCGACCATACCGCTCTCCCGGATCATACAATCCCATTTATTCGCTACGGGATCGATGGTCTTTGCATTGCTGGCCATTACCACTTCTTATATGGCCAACGGTATCGGGCTGATGGGGTTTGTTGATGATCTGACGGAAAACTTTTTCCACAAAAAGAGCAGATTTTTGACAATTATCCTGGCCTTTTTGCCGCCTCTTACGATTTCGGTGATTTATCCCGATATCTTTCTCAAAGCTATCGATATTGTCGGCGGAGTGGGTATCGTCATTCTTTTCGGTATCCTTCCCAGCATTATCGTTATCAGACAGTCGAAATCGTCACGGATGCGGTTGCTCGGAATGGCCATGTTTGCCCTCTTTGCCCTCTTGCTGGCCCTCGAGATCGGGCAGGAGTGCGGCCTGCTCCACATACATCCCTCCGTGGAATACTGGGCACCCAACATAGGGGCTCATGGAGGCAAGTGATCGATTTTTCAAGTCTTGGGAAAGCTGTTTACAGTTTCACAAGCGGGCACAAAACATTTTATGGTCCCCCAAAATAGACATTGACCCTTCCAACACAGTGAGAGCTTTGCATAATACCAATATTGTCATTGCGAGCAAAGCGAAGCAATCTCGTAACATATTAATAATTCATAAGATTGCCGCGTCGCTAAAGCTCCTCGCAATGACCAGAATTGCAGTTTTGCAAAGCTCTCACAGTAGGATAGGCGTCCCGCCTGTCCATAATGGTGAATCGCTTAGACAGCCGAGACGGCTGTCCTACGGGATGGGGAGGACAGTCTTTATTTTCAATGTCTATTTTAGGGTGGTCACTTTTCCTTGACGCAAAAGGGCATTCACTCTATACTTCCCCCGCAAAAAAGGAAATCCTTATGAAGGTCTACTTATCTAATTTGGCCAAAGGGAGAGATATTCGATGAAAAATGCCAAACAATACCTGATTATTTTATCTGTAATACTTATATTGGGCGGATGCTGGTGGCTTTTCAGCACCTATTATGAGGGTGAAAAACCTGTGCTGAAGTTGAGTCAAACCATTGACACAATCGGCCAAAAAAAATTGGTTGACATTACTGCCACAGATAAAAAGAGAGGACTTAGAAACATCGTTGTAATAATTTCCCAGAACGGGGAAAAGCACACTCTCTATTCTGAAGATTTCCCCACAAAAGGGATAAAAGAAAAAACTTTTAATATAGAAATAGACCCTAAGAACCTGAAATTGCGCGAGGGAGAGGCCGTGATTAACATATCGGCAGTTGACTATTCCCTTCGCAAGAACAGATCTACCCTCGATATCAAGGTAATCATTGACACAACCCCGCCTCGTGTATATCTGCTGAGTTCTGCTCACTATATCAACCCTGGCGGTTCATGTGTTGCGATTTATGGTGTGTCCGAAAAGGTTGTCAAAAATGGCGTTAATGTCGGAGATGATTTTTTCCCGGGATATCCGATCAATATTGCAGGCAAATCTTATTATATCGCATATTTTGCGTTTCCCGTTGACGCAAAGAGGGAAAGTGCCAGGATAGGAATCATCCTCAGCGACAGTGCAGGAAATGAATCGCTAAAAGCTCTTCCTTGCTATATAAGGAACAAAAAATTCCGTACAGATAACATAAATCTCACAGACAGCTTTCTGGAACGAAAAATGCCGGAGTTTCAACAGCTAAACACCAGCTTACGGGAAATGACGCTGTTGAAAGCTTTCCAATATGTAAATAAGCAAATACGGGAGGATAATTTCGATACAATTCACTCGATCTGTAAAAGATCAGAGCAGAAACAACTCTGGCAAGGCCCTTTTCTCAGAATGAAAAATGCTGCCACAACAGCCGGGTTCGGAGACAGAAGAACCTATTATTATAAGGGCAAGGCCGTAAGCAAGAGTATCCACATGGGAATAGATCTTGCTTCTACACAGCATGCTCCGGTCGAGGCATCAAACAGTGGAAAGGTGTTTTTTGCCGGCTACATCGGGATTTACGGCGACACCGTAATAATAGACCACGGTCTTGGCCTGTTCAGTCTTTACGCTCATCTGGGAATGATGAAGGTCAAGGAAGGACAGATGGTGGCAAAAGGTGAACTGATAGGATATAGTGACACGTCAGGTCTCGCCGGAGGAGATCACCTGCATTTCAGTATGTTGGTTGGGGGTAGATTTGTGGATCCCCTGGAATGGTGGGATTCTCACTGGATAAAAGATAATGTGGAGAAAAAGCTGAGTTTAAAGTGATCTAAAGTTAAACTGACTAAAATCCTTAACTTTAGGCACTTTAGTTCACTTTAAACTTTAGGCACTTTTTTAACTTCTTTTAATATCCCTGTGTTTTATATTTGCAATATAATCCCTGTCTAAAAAATGTTTTCCCAACTGATTCAGCATTACAACAGATCTATGTTTTCCTCCGGTGCATCCAAGAGCGATATTGATATTTGCTTTCCCTTCCTTTTTATAGAGAGGCATTAGATATGCCATTAATTTAAATAACTTTTGGAGAAACATCTTACTTTCTTTACATTCCATAACATAATCTTGAACTTTCTTACTGTTACCATTGAAATCCTTCAAGCCCTCTACAAAATGAGGATTGGGAAGAAACCTGACATCTAAAACAACATCTGCATCGAGAGGCAGGCCATAGTGATATCCGAATGAGGTCAGATTGATTACTGGCCTTTTAATGGTAGAAGGAGAAAGATAATTTCTCTGAATAGCGTCTTTTAGCTGATGGACATTATATGATGACGTTTCAATAACCTTGTCTGCCATCTCTTTTAGTGATGATAATTTATTCCTCTCCAGGATTATACCATCGATGACAGAACCCTTTTCAGAGAGAGGATGCGCCCTCCTGGTTTCGCTGAATCTCCGTAAGAGGGCTTCATCGCTTGCATCAAGAAACAATATCTCGATTTTGTATTGCTTCTCCCTCAACTGGCGGAATATTTCCGTATATTTCTCCAGGAAAGATTTTTGCCTTAAATCCATTACCAGCGCAATTTCTGATATTTCATCCGAAGGGGTGGTCTGTATCTCAAGAAACTTGGGAAGGAGGACAACGGGCAGATTATCCACACAGAAAAAACCGATATCTTCCAGTGTTCGAAGTGCTGTACTCTTACCTGAACCAGAAAGCCCGGTTATTATTACAACACGCAAGTTATTCATAATCTTTCTAACAAGCCTTGTCTTTTTCTATAATTATCCCGTATAAACTTTCTACCGATGTTGCCTTTATAAGGTCTGTTTTGAAGGAGTCATCTTTGAGCATACGCGATATTCTTGCCAGCGCCTTCAGGTGCTGACCGGTTGAATTTTCCGGTGCCATCAATAAGAAGAAAATGTGAACAGGCTTACCATCCATAGAATCGAAATCTATTCCATCCGTACTTCTTCCAAAAGAAACTATGA comes from Syntrophales bacterium and encodes:
- a CDS encoding aromatic amino acid transport family protein, encoding MKEKIPTVLILTVAFLITGNLIGAGILALPINTGLSGFIPSLVGMTIIGSAMFFTAIVLGNEASKERKATFNYPSLYQKHLGNLGKWIAVLANLLILYGLLTAYLTGGATIITSLFHLPVPAVVVMAVFFLIVTGLTVMDISIVRKYNTLIMMILFLSFAIIVFQGEEHVVVSRFAYTDWAYLPAAAPIIVTAFHFHNIIPTICHDLKWNNAAIWKAMLLGMTLGFVMNAIWIQVGVGALPLTGGAGSLLEAFKQNLPATIPLSRIIQSHLFATGSMVFALLAITTSYMANGIGLMGFVDDLTENFFHKKSRFLTIILAFLPPLTISVIYPDIFLKAIDIVGGVGIVILFGILPSIIVIRQSKSSRMRLLGMAMFALFALLLALEIGQECGLLHIHPSVEYWAPNIGAHGGK
- a CDS encoding PTS sugar transporter subunit IIA, which codes for MNITDIFKKEFIIEELKSRTRREVLTELSQIFSHANIRVDYDNMVEVLLEREKLGSTGIGAGIAIPHGKLAGLENLIVSFGRSTDGIDFDSMDGKPVHIFFLLMAPENSTGQHLKALARISRMLKDDSFKTDLIKATSVESLYGIIIEKDKAC
- a CDS encoding M23 family metallopeptidase, with amino-acid sequence MKNAKQYLIILSVILILGGCWWLFSTYYEGEKPVLKLSQTIDTIGQKKLVDITATDKKRGLRNIVVIISQNGEKHTLYSEDFPTKGIKEKTFNIEIDPKNLKLREGEAVINISAVDYSLRKNRSTLDIKVIIDTTPPRVYLLSSAHYINPGGSCVAIYGVSEKVVKNGVNVGDDFFPGYPINIAGKSYYIAYFAFPVDAKRESARIGIILSDSAGNESLKALPCYIRNKKFRTDNINLTDSFLERKMPEFQQLNTSLREMTLLKAFQYVNKQIREDNFDTIHSICKRSEQKQLWQGPFLRMKNAATTAGFGDRRTYYYKGKAVSKSIHMGIDLASTQHAPVEASNSGKVFFAGYIGIYGDTVIIDHGLGLFSLYAHLGMMKVKEGQMVAKGELIGYSDTSGLAGGDHLHFSMLVGGRFVDPLEWWDSHWIKDNVEKKLSLK
- the rapZ gene encoding RNase adapter RapZ yields the protein MNNLRVVIITGLSGSGKSTALRTLEDIGFFCVDNLPVVLLPKFLEIQTTPSDEISEIALVMDLRQKSFLEKYTEIFRQLREKQYKIEILFLDASDEALLRRFSETRRAHPLSEKGSVIDGIILERNKLSSLKEMADKVIETSSYNVHQLKDAIQRNYLSPSTIKRPVINLTSFGYHYGLPLDADVVLDVRFLPNPHFVEGLKDFNGNSKKVQDYVMECKESKMFLQKLFKLMAYLMPLYKKEGKANINIALGCTGGKHRSVVMLNQLGKHFLDRDYIANIKHRDIKRS
- a CDS encoding L-serine ammonia-lyase, iron-sulfur-dependent, subunit alpha, with the translated sequence LRGQKRVLFEKEYYSVGGGFLQRKAWNPPARGVPVYSYKTAAELKKIMDAQNLPLHELIMENETAITGMSGHRIREDIIRIIMAMESAVEGGIEREGVLPGPLGLHRKASVLFRNAKKQSKIADRFLVYLSAYAFAAAEENAAGHRVVTAPTCGAAGVMASIVYTMKHHLRLPIDDIVRGFLAATVVGFLAKKNASVAGAEVGCQGEVGVASSMGAAMLAYARTSRFEIMENAAETALEHHLGMTCDPVGGYVQIPCIERNAMGAVKAYTAALIASAETAEFHMVGLDKAITAMAETGRDMNEKYRETSRGGLALLVRC